In the genome of Mercurialis annua linkage group LG8, ddMerAnnu1.2, whole genome shotgun sequence, the window ccctttaaataATGATTAGTTTAGAATAAAAGTTGATACATTAATTTAGGAGTAATTAATaatcttttaaatatttgtatttttgataaaaatggaaattaaaaaaatatacaaatgacCAAATCTTCTGtcactaaatatttaaatttagaaaaccCAGTTCACTActattaattactaaaaactcGTCTTTTAACATTATTGCTATCATGAGCTTTATTCATCTCCCCCTTAAACAGTTTCTACTTGAGCTatattcatcttcttcttcagtTTAAAAATTGGCTAACTGAGTATTACCGTAAAGAAAATGGAAGCCAAAGTTACTGATAAGACAACAAATATAGTTCCCTTTTGATTATTACTTTTAGTAAGTCCGAGACAAGTagaaaattcaataaatatGAATCCACTAATgataaaaattctttttttataaagtaaaaatagCCCAACAAAATAGAATCAGAGTGATTTAAACCCCAAAACCACAGTGATATGAATCCTACTTCCTATTACTCTATACGTGATAGTGATTGCCGTAGAAAGCCCCGTATTGTAAACAATTTCTAATACCAACCCTGTTAGAAGATATAAGGTGGTTGTTTGAAAATTGCTTAGAATATTTACTATTTGATTATATAGATCCAGTGTTTCCAAATAAGCCACACATTTCTAAGATTCCTTGCATGAGATGAAGTGAAAAGGTTGTGTTACAGGCGTTTTGCGATTATAGTGAAAATCATAACAAGTGTGtgaatgcgggcgtgccaggaagcggattccaaattgtgaacttaacttcttaaaacaATCGATTAGGgcttggttaaccttataacaaatactccaatcaagtaatgtTAAAACAAAGAAATCCAATTGTAAATGTATTTACTAATTGAATACAGTGAAAGTACAAGCAGGGGCGGACCCAGAAAAAGCGTATGGTGGGCAACtgcccaccttataattttgagtctctttaaaaaaacgttgatatggaattgaaaaatatgattttgtcaCCTTAAATCATATACACCTCAacaccatgcatgaatttgagaaaaagtggtaattcgtgtatgaaaatgaaaaaatttaaactgcgtgattaaaatgaaaaaacgtgtaaagttggtgatttttttataacattaaccctttaaataATGATTAGTTTAGAAGAAAAGTTGATATATTAGTTTAGGAGTAATTAATAATcttttaaataattgtatttttaataaaaatggaaattaaaaaAGTATACAAATAACCAAATCTTCTGtcactaaatatttaaatttagaaaaccCAGTTCACTActattaattactaaaaactcGTCTTTTAACATTATTGATatcatgaaaaataaaaaaactagaaATGACAATACCACtttttacaattataattattgttttgagAATCCTTTTACAATTACAATTAACTAAATGGATGAAgataactaaaaatcaaaaaaattaacatgaCAAAATTAGTACTTAactaaaatcaactaaaacattcaactaaattttattaaatgaagGAAGATAATCAACTAAAATATTCAACTAAATTTTTACCGTCGTAATTAATGCATAAAGATAACTTGAAATCAAAAAACCTAAACCTGATAAAATAACTTTTCATGGTCAACATTAAATGCAGGAAAATAATCAACTAAGATACTCAACTAAAATCACTTTTTACAGTCTCATCTTCGTAGATGCAGGGCACCTTATGAAAAACCAGTGTGTTGTTACTTTTATTTTGTGAGTAAAAGTGtgtttttacttttataataaCATGTCATATTTTCAGAAGACATTATGGTAAGACTATTTTTTTTTGAGGTAAATTCTGTTTCAATAAATATTTATCGAATTTTGAagaaattactttttttttaaatggagaAACTACTACTTTTTTACATAAAACAAAACTTGCTAAATTATCTAGATATGTTCAATTGAACATATATAagattaatttttgattttatacaAACGAagatatataattttgataaaataaattacaactattatttttgtattataaaagttgttaaaaaataaattttattcacGTTAATGGTTATAATTATGGAATAACCACTACAACAAAAATGAGCTATATATATTGACATTGTTATtgtaacaatttttaaaaaacataattaaatctattaaaaacaCTTTAAGTGACATTTTACAAATGACACtaaaagtaattattaattcctaaaaaatttatcactttttgtaacatttttcaTAACTATCACTTAAAAAGTACTAGTCTACATTTACAGGGGTGAATtcaagaaattttattttacttatattttttcCTTCATTTGTGTTTGACCTTATATTTTCATTCGTTTTCCAGATTGAAacaatatttcaaatattaagcGCAGCTGCCATTATTTAGTTTGGgagtaaaaatttataaaagtctCATAAATAAAACTTCGATAAAAGTCTTATTATAAACTGGCTATCTTTTATTTCATATTAGTTTACAAATATGTATGGGATCTTTAATTATATTATGATCAATCATTGttgtggttttgttttatttgataatgggagattttttaagaaaatggAAGCCAAACTTAAGGATAAGGCAACGATAATCGTTCCCTTTTGATCATTCCTCTTTGTAAGTCCGAGACAAGTAGAAAAGTCAATAAATATGAATTCACTAAGGATaaaaatttccttttttttaaattaaaaataacccAATAAAATAGAATCTGAGTGATGTAAAACCCAAGACCACGGTGATATCAATCCTACTGCCGATTGCTCTATACATGATAGCGATTCCCGTAGAAAGTCTCGTATTATAAGTAATTTCAAAAATCAACCCTATTAGAAGAAATAGGGTTGTTGTTGAAAATTACTTAGAAGATTTACTAAGTGATTATACACATGCAGTGTTTCCAAATAAGCCCCACAATGAATATAAGTTTTTGCATGAGATGAAGTGGAAATATAGAAAATGAGAGTTATCATACAGATTGGAAAATAGATATTCAAATTAACACTTATTTCTGGTTTTTTTGGGTTGAAATATGTGTGAAATCCTAAGCAAATAACAAACTCAAAAAAACACCCCAAAGATTAATCatgtaaaaaaaacataagGCAGATTCATTAGAAAGGATTGTGGAGGATCAGCACCGGCGGCACGCACATGAGGAAGAGTTGGAGGATCAGCATCGGCGGCGCACTCATGAGGACGAGCTGGAGGCTCATGAGGACGAGCTGGAGGATCATGACCGGCAGCACGCTCATGAGGAAGAATCGGAGGCTCATGAGGAAGAGCTGGAGGATTAGCACTGGCGGCACGCTCATGAGGGGGCGAGTTTTAAAATCCTAATGATATAAAACCCAAGACAAGAGTCAGTGGCGTagctataaaatttaatcaaggGGGCGAGTTTTAaagtaaaacaaattcaaatatcgATAGTCTTTTATGATAAACTTTGAtcgaataaaaaatatcatacgTATAATAAtgaataacattaaaaaaattaaaagtttattaaataaaaaaaattgagagtcGAAAGTTCAATAGatcaattttttgtattttaaaaatactataaatatcTTTATTGTTAATGAGTAaactatttttgtaaatatttaaaattatttagttattaaaatttcatgtaCACAAGTACCATATTGGAATcgtataatatgattatgaaaatGGAAAGTAAATTACTATAATTATGTCTAGCAATatcaaatagtttttttaattttttatagaaaaattttctataatttttttatatcaatatgTTGTACTTTGTGTGGGTAATTTTACTTGTTTATGTTTAAGGCCTCTATAGCTGACCCATAAATACTTAAAATAACCCTTGCGTTAAATAGTGCAGATGATTACTTTCCGTCcaattcaataaaatatcaactgTTAGATCAAGAAACCATTTGATCCAAGAGCAAAGAAAGAGATGACAGTTTATTATCTTTTTCGGCAAACCCCCTTTTAAATTCAGATTTCCTTGTAGACAAACCAGTTGATTCAGAATTTCTTTACGACGGATAAGGGCGGAGCCGATGGAGCTCCATTCTCTCTCAAGGAATTTCCCATCGGAGTCCCATATtataagtaatttaaaaaatcaatcatGTTACAAGAAATAACATTGTTATTTGAAAATTACTTATCAATTTTACCAAGTAATTATACCAAGGCAGTGTTTGAAGATAAACCCTACAATTCGTAGGAGTTTTTGCATGAAATGAAGCACATATGTTAATCAGAGTTGTTATGCAgattaaaaattagaaattcaaATGTACACAAATTTctagttttatttttgttgaaattGGAATGAAACCCTAgacaaaaaacaaaaccaaaaaagcCACCCTATAGAttaatcatataaaaaatataaagcagCTTCAATAAAATGGACTGTGTAGCTGGAGGATTAGCATCGGCACGCCGAGGAGGAGCCGGAGGATCGACAACGGCACTCTGAGAACCATATTaaccaaaattatatcaaaaccgtattaaccaaaccgaaatatttcaatttggttcggttcggtcgaaaattataatattttttgtatgatttttagaaagaaaaaattgtttttaacataaaatagaaaaaaaaatggagatATTTAACCTAGAGAGTACATGtactttaaattaaatctatatttatcgttttttattctaaaactataaaaataaacaagtttaatatataaatgtgtgtGTATAAAAGCTTAAAACAACGTAATTTTAAAATACGGTCGGTTTGGTTATTAACGGTTATTTTTTTGTCGAAATCGTAAATCGAACCAaatagccaaaattttaaaaatttgggtcGTAACCAAGCCATATTTTCAAACTatattttggtttgattaatttagtttggttcggttcgattgTTTAGTTTTAATCATTCAATGCTCACCCTTAATTCTTATCGTATTAgttagttttataattatattaaaattgaaataatatggTAAGAAACTTTAAAAAGTAATGATAAAGGGACTATGAGATAAGTCCAACAgagtttttaattatataatgatttataaattaattaattaaatataaaaaaatatatcattcaccatttttttaaaatttatttataaaaataccataaaattTGATACACTTCATATTTGActacttaaatataattatacttCATGTTTTAttacttaaatattttatatttttataattttcatttacataaatatatactgCATTTAGAAAGCCACTAAAAACATCAGGTGGAATTCGGTGATCGGTCAGTATAATTTGACCGGAAATTTTTTTGGCCACCGGCGGTAAACACACGTTATGCTCAATGTTAGGTGAACCGTATATGTGTTTATAAGtgtttttatgtgtatttttagtgtttttatatatatataatgtttttGACTGTTATATATGAGTacttttagtatttatttttggtctcctaaatatttttctttgaaGTTTTTTGCTATTCTTCCGGTGTATTTTTGACaatactaatattaaaaaataaaaataaaaacttttcaatttttatttattttatgtgtttattattcaatattttaataaaatttttgtttccacataattttgaaaaattcacaTTAGATATCCAATTTATTattgttagtttattttttcCGATTTCTGTATgatatttgtaattattttaatgaaCAAGCTAATAACacttactaaattttaaaatcaattactagtaaaacaataaaattaaaataagagaatctattctaaaataataataataaaaaagaatctGAGCGGAACGAGAATACAGTAACGGGTAATTCCATGTCACAGATCATTACAGTAAACGCTCTTTATCAGCGCGTAATAATCACCGCAGTCAACACCAAACAACTCAAAAACCAAACTCTTGTCAGTCATTGTCATCTTCCTCAAGAGCACCTCACTCTCAGGTACTCTGAAACCtaaatttaccaaaatacccctCCATTCCTTCACCAGTTTAGCTccgtttttcaattttcaatttcaattttagatGTTTACAATGCGTTAGCTAATTCCTTGTTTGTctctgttatttttttaaattattattttgacatttttgcCCCTTGATCTGCTGCATGTAGttctctattttaattttagctcACTGTTAATTAATTCTGTGATTTTTTGTTGTGTTTGCGAAGTTTGGGATTCTGTTTGGTTCTCGGGAAAGTAATTAGAAGCATAATCTGGTGTTTCACCTTAATTATGTTTGTTTCTTTGTTTTACGACGAGAAAATGCCCAGTCTGTTTGTTATTTGGGTTGATTTTTGCTATAGTAGAACCAAATTAAcatagaaaaggaaaaaaattgaattagttttgagtttatgtatatgtatatgcaGTTTGTGTGATTTAACTCATTATCATGCTCAATTAAGGttcattttttgattttgaatgtGGAGAATGATTTTTTAGTGACTCTATCCtgatttttttgttgatttactGCTGTATATATGGttttattttaggcttaattgcttACGGAATTATAATGTTTAgcatgttttgcaattttaactcaaatttttaattttacgcAATGTTGGATGCCGACTTCCAATTTTCTGCAACTTTAAACCTCGAACCATTATCCGTCAAAAGATGGTGATGTGGATGCCGGAACGGTGTTTATTCTGGTGTTCACATCAGTATTTTTTTGATGGAAAATTGCTTGATGTTTGGAAttgcaaaatataataattcatgtattaaattgacaaaattgagaGTTCGtcttaaaattacaaaacatgtTAATGTTCGTGATTTTAAAAGCAATTCAGCctttaatttattactattatGAATTGAACTTATTTTCTGCTAAGTGCGAGTCAGGTTATGAAATGGCAGAGTGTTAGCTTTGTTTTAGTGTTATAACTTTGGTGTTTGTGCATAACGTGTTCTCCTCAGCGGATTATATGAGTTTATGTGTTCACTTACAGTTGAATGTCTATTGTTATGTAGGTGCTCCTTCAAGAAATTTCAATGGGAAGTTCTGATGGTCATAGTTCTGATGGGGACTCGGATGGGAGTGACTCTGAAATGAAGGAGTATGAGGCTAAATCTTATGAGGAACTGAAGAGTGGAAGCCACCATGTGAAGAATTCAGATGAAACTTTTACTTGTCCCTACTGCCCCAAGAAGAGAAAGAGGGATTACCTATACAGGGATCTTCTCCAGCATGCTTCTGGGGTGGGTAAAAGTTCGTCGAAGAAAAGATCTATTAAGGTAAAGGGGAATCACTTGGCACTTGTTAAGTACTTAGAGAAGGATATGTCGGCCAATGCAGGTAGCCCGTCAAAGCCAAAAGCTGAGAGTGACCCTCTTGATAATTGCAATCGCGATGAGATGATAGTGTGGCCGTGGACAGGCATTGTGGTTAACTATCCAACTACACAAACACCAGATGGAAGATTTGTAGGATCAAGTGGATCGAGGTTTAGGGATGAGTTGATCACTCGGGGATTTAACCCCACAAGGGTTCATACCCTATGGAATTATCGAGGCCATTCAGGAATGGCTGTCGTGGAATTCAATAAAGATTGGCCTGGTTTGCACAATGCCCTTTCCTTTGAGAAAGCCTATGAGGTGGACCATCATGGGAAAAGGGAGTATTTTACAAAAGGTCCAAAATCTGGAGTTTATTGTTGGGTGGCACGAGCTGATGATTACAAGGCAGATAATATTGTCGGGGAGCACTTGAGAAAGACTGGGGATCTTAAAACAATTTCTGAAATTATGgaggaagaagaaagaaagCAGGACAGACTTGTGTCCAATCTAAACAGCATTATTGAGACCAAGAATAAGCACGTAGAGGAGATGCGAGAAAAGTGCAGTGAGACTTCAGTCACCCTCAACAACATAATGGCAGAGAAAGACAAGCTTATTCAAGCATATAATGAAGGTGCCTTAACAACAGTGATTTaatgaagtttaaattttatgtacTTACTACAATTTCATTTGCATTAATTGCTGCATAATGCCCTAGTTTTGAAGATCTAATTCCATGTTACAACACTGAACTAATTTATGCCTGGTCTCTTTTGCATTTTCAGAGCTTAGAAAGATACATATGAGTTCTAAAGAGCACTTCCAAAGAATTCTTAATGACCACGAAAAGATTAAGTTACAAGTAGAGTCTCAGAAAAGAGAGATGGAAATAAGTCTATCAGAGTTAGAAAAACGTGAGGCCAAAAATGAAATTGATATGCAGGAACTCTctgaagagaaaaaaaaggtaAGTTAAACTTATTTTCAAGGTGCTACACTAGTGAGTCTTTGTTTTTGTTGCTCCATTGTAGCATCTAGAGTTGCATACTATTAATTGATATTGTGATTATTTTTTGTGATGCTACTTCATGGGCATGAATACTCTTCTCCTGGTCTCTCACTTGCTGAATGAACACATGTAAATTGATCTTCTACCACTTGTTTGGAGACAGTTTGAATATTGCCAGAGACTGATAATTTAGCTTTTCTATGCATCTCTCTGAGTTCAAATTCTAATATGAGCtgttttctcttttcttctgATAATTGGCTTGAAAGATAGAAACTTTAACTATGTGACTGCATTGAAGTTGTAGCTTCAgttcaaatgttttgccttaTTATATGCCCTGGTATATTGGCTAATTATTAAGTTTGGCGTTCTTTTTTTCTTGGTATTTCAGAATGCAAGCAGAAATGCGGAACTCGAGTTGGCTTCTTTGGAGGAACAGAAGGCCGAGGAGAATGTCTTAAAATTGGCCGATGATCAGAAGGTATGTTTGTTGTGTTGACGTGCTTGGGCCTTGGACAATAACATGTTCTTTGTCCATGTTATAATACATTAAACTGAACTAACTTTTGACCTTTCAATTTCCTTTCTTAGAGGCAAAAAGAGGAGCTGCACAACAGAATCATTAAGTTGGAAGCACAGCTGGATGCCAAACAAGCTCTGGAATTGGAAATTGAGAAACTAAGAGGTAAATTGAGTGTGATGAAGCACCTGggagatgatgatgatgctGAAGTTCTGCAAAAGATGGAgggaataattaaaaatttgagagAAAAAGAAGGAGAACTTGACGACTTAGAAACGCTGAACCAGGCTCTTATTGTAAGCGAGCGGAAGAGCAATGACGAACTGCAGGATGCCCGAAAAGAGTTAATTAATGTGAGTAAAATCTGTTCAGTtataaaagtcaatttttttcttttgtgacATGATAAATTGGAGGATTGTTGTTCTCATGATCTTTCAATGTCTAGTATCTTGGTATGTAGGCGTTTTGCAATCATCTTTTTGATTGACATTTATGCTGCTATAGATGTTATATTTAACCTCGTTTAtctttttagttaaattttgacTGATGCCCAGATCTGAATATTTAGAAGATTCAGATGTAGTAATAGAGCCACAGTTATGCTTGTTATTGGGTGCTTATCTTATGTACTTGCTCAGTTTCACGTTCCTAACTATCTGTCATTTAAGGATGTTGCGCAGGGTCTTAGATAGCTATTAAACAGTCAAATTTTAGTAAAACGTCACTGGATATGACTAAAGCATCTCtttgttaaaatattaaaatattctcAAATATTCTAATAGAAAGAAGACTATGGTATGATGAGGAGATTAAGGATGagtatcaaaaaaaataaaattaatgcttCATCGgatttataaaaaaacctaAATTTTGGAAAAACGAATTTCTAAAACGAATTATATTTAGGATTGGAGAGAGTAAATAGTAAATTAGATTTGAAGCTATATAGTGGTCGTTGGACTCGTTGCCTCTTGCTTTATATAATACCAACTTATTGATATTTCAGTCCCTGAAAGATATATCAAATCGTGGTGATATTGGTGTAAAGCGAATGGGAGAACTTGACAGTAAACCATTCTTTGAAGCAATGAAGAAAAAGTACactgaagaagaagcagaagttCGAGCTTCAGAGCTTTGCTCATTTTGGGTGGAATATCTTAAAGATCCAGATTGGCATCCTTTTAAAATGGTCATGGTTGATGGAAAACATAAGGTATGCATTTCtataattatttcattaatCCGATAACTTCTCTTACACAATGTTTTGAGTTATTTTTTCTCCGTTCTCATCTGTACACCTTTtctatttcaaataaaatttttgTTTCAACCATAAGCAGAAACACCTTGCATCTATATCTAATAGCTATTAgttgttttttcttattttatataggaatatattaataattaaactatAAGAACTCTTTAAATTATAAGAGGCATATTTAATCTAATATTAGTTTTATCAATTTCACTAAAATTTTCCTGGAAGTAAACCATTTAtctcatttaaaaaaagttatcaTCGATTAATAATCACAAACAATTTctatcttttatatatattttgccCCCTCTTGAATTTATGAATAAGGGGAAGGCTGCGCATAAATGCACTCCTCTGTCCCATACTCCTGTCGTGGCTTGGTAGCACTTTGTGCGCCAAATGAGATGTCTGAATTTGAAAGAAATCTTATTTGCTTCCTGTCACGTTgatttttatgcatttaattTGTTGGTTTAGGAAATTATTGATGAGAAAGATGAAAAATTGAATGGCCTGAGAAACGAGATGAGTGAAGAAGTTTACAAGGCTGTGACTGATGCTCTGACGGAGATAAATGAATACAACCCCAGTGGGAGGTATATCATCTCAGAGTTGTGGAGCTATAAAGATGGGAAGAGAGCCACCTTGGCAGAGGGAGTCTCATTTTTATTGCAAGAATGGGAAACCGCCAAACGCAGGAGGCAATTCTGAAGGTTAGTTGCTGTTAACTTTTTGTTTCCCATCAGGCTGTCACTTCACAAGGGGAGTACATTCGGTCTGGTTCGGACAGATTCTTTTTCTCAAAACTAAGGATTATACAATTTTTGAAACTCAACCAAACTAAACTAATCGGTCTAGTTGATTTTTCTAGCTGAATCTGTTTTTTTGTTCGGTTTGTAAAGAATCAGTATAAAAATCTTAACTGATTTTTTTACTTTCAATACCAAATCAATTTGTCTTATGATGTCAAATTGAACTAGTCGGTTTCTTAATTTTTCCGAGCTTAACTGAGTATTTTTTAGGTCAAATGTACAATATTGACCCTCATGTTAGGCTCGGTTTTTAACTTGGATCTtagttatttatttgttttcataTAGACCTTAAACTTATAAAAAAGATCAAATTGGACCCTCCTTTaactgatttttattttgatgttatcttgacTTACGTCGACGACATATGACATACATGTGGCACTGACAGATAGATGGTCCAATTTGTAAAATCTAATATTAATTCGAAATAAAAATGAATCGTTCAtgttcaaatttaataaaattttacatgTATGCCACATGTCGTCCACATCAGTAGAGATAACAGTAAAACTAATTCTCTTAAAACTGgtcctatttattattttttagcaTTGCTGGTATCggtttaaaataacaaaaaacatTAAGGTCTAAGTTAAAAACCGAGCCAAATATGAGTCTAAAAAATGTACGGTTGGCCATTATTTTACTCTCAGAAGCAAACTGATTTTTCCGTATGATGTCAAACCGAACCGATCTGTATTTGCAAGTTCAGTTCGAATATCCAGTTTAGTTCAAATTTTTGGACACTCCTACACATTCGCTTTAATCTTCTAGTGCTGTGCTTACAGGGAAATGTTTCTCTACGCAAGAGATAAAGCGATGAAATAATATGCCCCGATACTGGACGACATCAACGATGTAACCCCGCTGTTATATTGTGCTGGATGTTTGAGGGCATTTATTATGTAATGAACATCATAAAATGTCCGTGTGACATGtatgtaaaaataatatgattagATGTGGCTATAAAGCTGCTCGGCTTCTCGATTTTTCGACGCCGAATATGCGTTTTCAAGTGTATCTTTAATGTGTTTAGAGCCAATGTTTTTCACTTGTTTATTACAGTAGGTTCTTGGTGATCATCTGATATTGGTTATAGCATATAggagtatattttttttgggGAATCAACCAAAAGCAAACTATTTGCACTAAAAATGTAGATAAATGCCACAGGACAAATCCCTTCAACCAAGActtactattaatttaaatttatttaattgttacatCTAATTGAAAAAACAGTATGAACTAGTTGAATCGCAAAAATAGATTACCTTTACGAATTTAATTATAgttcatttattaattttaaaactacaaAGGTATCGATATGAAATCATTTATTTTAGATTCAGTTTATGGTAAAACCTAAGTGAAGGTTAAAACCGAATGGAAccttttaattttcattatcaCAAACCAAATCGAATTTATCAGttcgttttaatttttagtttcagTCGATTTTTACATACTCCTACGTCAGTAAAAGCAagccaaaattaaatatttggtAAATAGCATCTTTCATGGGAAATACattatatattcataaaattaaaattgattaaaatcttgattttatttaagaaGTAAGAATATTTAAAGAGGTActcataaatttttttacaacttTATTGTCGAAAAATGTATATTCTACATAAAATCGAGTAATGCATAATCTATAGAAAATCATGCATTTCCGATGTTTGGTCccggaaaaaaaaatactcttttTATATGAACCTAGAAGATTAtaagatattttatttattgtgtGAAATGTGTCATTATtgaattgataattaattatttaaatatacttaattttaattaaaataacaccagttaatataacatttaATGACTAGTTGTCACATTCAGTTACAACAAATGTCACACCTAAAATTGACAAagggtaaaaattaaatagtgataaaaaaatattttatctacaatttcattttataatctaaaattACAAAGACAaacaccaatttttttaataatgtaatatcaaataataatatgaaaaataaataaattaagggCTCTATGAAATTTAGCGTCTTCGGATGGTTTaatataactttttaattttagtaatatcAGACACCAACTTTTGAATATTTCCAATTTAAAAcacttattaaattttttattgaaatatattGATATAAACACCGAAATAATGTATATCACAATGCAcatgtcagatttttttttgacggaaaattagtcaatattttaaattaaagcaAATACTCATATTTTGAATTgccaaaatttaaaactgaCATTAAAATTAGGAAATTCACTAAAATTCgtaattttattacaatttagtctaaaataaagaaaactaattattttgtaaaataaaaaaaaaacaataatctaATCTGGCAGTAATTATCCATAATGCACAAACATCCTAAtcacaaaaagtaaaaaagtactttaaaattattttaaaaccattTTAGAATCAGTGCTTTTTACATGATCATCGTACCCCAAGATACATTACCAGCTACAGCCTACATGCAAGAACATAAAGTTTCGATCTTTAACCTTAactaaaatattctcaaaaaaatattcaaattgggTACCTTGTTTTACTCTCATTATGCCATTTTCACTCACAATTCTCAA includes:
- the LOC130014979 gene encoding early nodulin-75-like — protein: MTDKSLVFELFGVDCGDYYALIKSSAVVDPPAPPRRADANPPATHANPPALPHEPPILPHERAAGHDPPARPHEPPARPHECAADADPPTLPHVRAAGADPPQSFLMNLPYDFKTRPPHERAASTDHPALPHEPPARPHECAVGANAQAKPHGRAAGADPPALPH
- the LOC126660459 gene encoding protein INVOLVED IN DE NOVO 2 translates to MGSSDGHSSDGDSDGSDSEMKEYEAKSYEELKSGSHHVKNSDETFTCPYCPKKRKRDYLYRDLLQHASGVGKSSSKKRSIKVKGNHLALVKYLEKDMSANAGSPSKPKAESDPLDNCNRDEMIVWPWTGIVVNYPTTQTPDGRFVGSSGSRFRDELITRGFNPTRVHTLWNYRGHSGMAVVEFNKDWPGLHNALSFEKAYEVDHHGKREYFTKGPKSGVYCWVARADDYKADNIVGEHLRKTGDLKTISEIMEEEERKQDRLVSNLNSIIETKNKHVEEMREKCSETSVTLNNIMAEKDKLIQAYNEELRKIHMSSKEHFQRILNDHEKIKLQVESQKREMEISLSELEKREAKNEIDMQELSEEKKKNASRNAELELASLEEQKAEENVLKLADDQKRQKEELHNRIIKLEAQLDAKQALELEIEKLRGKLSVMKHLGDDDDAEVLQKMEGIIKNLREKEGELDDLETLNQALIVSERKSNDELQDARKELINSLKDISNRGDIGVKRMGELDSKPFFEAMKKKYTEEEAEVRASELCSFWVEYLKDPDWHPFKMVMVDGKHKEIIDEKDEKLNGLRNEMSEEVYKAVTDALTEINEYNPSGRYIISELWSYKDGKRATLAEGVSFLLQEWETAKRRRQF